From one bacterium Scap17 genomic stretch:
- a CDS encoding S-methyl-5'-thioinosine phosphorylase, giving the protein MLAVIGGTGFGSWSGMEVLRRGGQETPLGAASCGVVEGRLNGQSLLFLARHGQPHKVPPHRINYRANLWALKQAGATHVVGVNCVSGIDPTLAPGTLVVPDQLIDYTTGREGSFFDGRFKPFQHVSFAWPYHRVWREELHAAAADAGLPLTAGGVLGVVQGPRLETAAEIRLMARDGNTLVGMTGMPEAVLARELEMEYASLCLVISHAAGVGEEEPTRAGTESVIEAGMPRVQRLLAALLGRHVSGTSCSG; this is encoded by the coding sequence CAGTTGGTCAGGCATGGAAGTGCTCAGGCGCGGCGGGCAGGAAACGCCCCTGGGGGCGGCCTCCTGTGGCGTCGTGGAGGGGCGACTGAATGGGCAGTCGCTGCTGTTTCTGGCCCGTCATGGTCAACCGCACAAGGTGCCGCCGCATCGCATCAACTATCGCGCCAATCTGTGGGCGCTCAAGCAGGCGGGCGCGACCCATGTGGTGGGAGTCAACTGCGTGTCCGGCATCGACCCGACGCTGGCCCCGGGCACGCTGGTGGTGCCGGACCAGCTGATCGATTACACCACCGGCCGCGAGGGTTCGTTCTTCGATGGGCGTTTCAAGCCGTTCCAGCATGTGTCGTTCGCCTGGCCGTATCATCGGGTCTGGCGTGAGGAGTTGCATGCGGCGGCGGCCGATGCGGGGCTGCCTCTCACGGCTGGCGGGGTGCTGGGCGTGGTGCAGGGGCCGCGGCTGGAGACGGCCGCCGAGATCCGCCTGATGGCGCGTGATGGCAATACGCTGGTCGGCATGACGGGAATGCCCGAGGCCGTGCTGGCGCGCGAGCTCGAGATGGAATACGCCAGCCTGTGTCTGGTGATCAGCCATGCCGCGGGCGTCGGCGAAGAGGAGCCGACCCGCGCAGGCACGGAATCCGTGATCGAGGCCGGAATGCCCAGGGTGCAGCGCTTGCTGGCGGCGCTGTTGGGGCGCCATGTCTCAGGCACCAGTTGCTCGGGTTGA